CCGTAGCGAGGAGCCGACCGGCACGCGGTTCCGGAAGACGATCTCCAGGGGAATCAGGTAGTTCTCGCCGGCGTCGGCGTGGTAGGCGTCGTAGTCGTAGGCCCCGTCGACGAAGGGGAGCTCGGGCACCTGCGTCAACGAGATGACCATCTCCTCGGGTGCGGTGCCGGTCGAGAGCGCCTCGCCGAGGTCGACGGTCTCGTCGTGATCGGGAAGACGGACGCCCTCGTAGTGTGTCGGGATGTGGTTCTCCTCTAGCAGTTGGAAGTTGAACGCCCCCATCGTACACAGCGAGGCCCCTTTCTCCGGAATCCGGTCGGGCATCTTCCCCCAGTCGAACACCGAGTAGTCGTCGGTGAACACGAAGGCCCCGCGGCCCAGTTCCTCGGCCGTGGCAGGTTCGTCGATACGGAAATCCTTGACGCTCGTCATTAGCGGGGGGTTTCGGGGCCGACACAAAGACGTTTCTCACTCGCCGCTGTCCGGGACTGTCGGCCGCCGGACCCGCCCCTCGACGCCCGGAACCGGTGGTCTGGCCCGTTTGTGAGCCGTTTGCGAACACATCTCGACGAACTGGCGCGCGGTCGAACTGTCCACGCCGACCGCGTCGGCGGCCGCCTCGACAGACACGCCCTGTTCGATGATCCGGTACAGCAGTGAGTCGATCACGTCGTAGCTCGCGCCGAGATCGTCGGCGTCCGTCTGTCCCGGACGGAAACCGGCGGTGGGTTCTTTTCCGACGATGTGGTCCGGCACCCCGAGGTGCTCCGCCAGCGCACGGACCTCGGTCTTGTAGAGGTCGCCAAGCGGGAACAGGTCGGCGGCACCGTCGCCGTGTTTGGTGACGTAGCCGAGCAACAGTTCCGAGCGGTTGACCGTCCCGAGGACGAGGCGGTTCGTCCGGGTCGCGGCGTAATACGCACACAGCATCCGCAGTCGTGCGATCGCGTTCTCGCGGGCACGGCCGGCCGTCGGCGTCGATCGCTTGGAGTCGGCAGGGTCGAGGGCGGGTGCGACCGTCTGGTCGAACTGGAGGAGCAAGGGTCGAAGCTGGACGCGCTCGAACGGCATTCCGAGCGCGTCGGCGACGGTACTGGCTTCCAGTGCCGCGGTGGCGTCGGTTTTGTGACACGGGAGTCCGAGGCCGAGGACTCGTTCGGGACCGAGTGCTTCGACGGCAAGCGTCGCCGCTACCGTCGAGTCGAGACCCCCGCTCATCGCGACGACGACGCCGTCGGCCCCCGCCGACTGAACGCGGTCCTGAATGAACGAGACGAGTGCCGATTCGGTTGCCGAGATGTCGTCGATGGCGTCCGATAGCAGATCAGAGGGATGATCGGTGCGTTCGTGCATTGGATATCTCTTACAGATGCAACTCCAGCCGCTACCGACCTTTACGCCTGATCCTTAAACACCTGAGAGAGTACGGATGGCTGCTAGCACGTTTGGAGCCGACCGCCCGAGGGGAACCACTTTGGTCACGGCGCGGGATACCGCAGGTGATGGCCGCGAACCTGCTCGTCGAGGGTGGTATCATCGTCGCTGCCACGATCGCGATCTGGAAAGGCAGCGACTGGCTGGAGTCGTCGAGCGAACAACTTTCGACGTACTACGGGCTCCCACAGGTCGTCCAGGGGGCGATCGTCGTCGCCGTCGGCTCCAGTTTCCCGGAACTGGCGACCGTCGTCGTCGCGGCCCTGGGGGGGTCGATGCCCCTCGGCGTCGGTGCGATCGTCGGCTCGGCGATCTTCAACATCCTGGTGATCCCAGCCGTCGCCGGGATCGCTACCGAGGACGACATCGAGTCCAACCGGACGCTCGTCTACAAGGAGGCACAGTTCTACATGCTCGCGGTGTCGGTGTTGCTCATCACCTTCGCCATGGCGGTGATCTACTACCCCGGTGAGGCGACCTTGATGGGTGACGTGACCCGACCGCTGGCACTGATGCCGCTCGGACTGTACGGACTCTACATCTTCATCCAGTACCAAGACACCGCGGACCACCAGGCCGACGACGACGGCGGCGACATCGCCGTCGGCAGACAGTGGCTCTTCCTGCTCGCGGGGCTGGGCGTCATCCTCGTCGCCGTCGAGAGCCTGGTCCACTCGGTCGGCGTCATCGGCCGAGCCGCCGGGGTCCAGGAGTTCCTGCTGGGTGTGACGATCCTGGCTGGGGCCACCTCGCTGCCGGATACCCTGGTCAGTGTCCGGGCGGCAAAGGACGACCGCGGAGTCGCGTCGCTGGCGAACGTGCTGGGATCGAACACGTTCGACCTGCTCGTGGCGATCCCGCTCGGCGTGCTCATCGCCGGCACCTGGACGGTCGATTTCGCCATGGCCGTCCCGATGTTCGGCGCCCTGACCGGAGCGACGATACTGCTCTTTACCGCGTTGCGGACCGATCTCGCCTTGAGCGACCTGGAGTCGTACGCGCTGCTGGGTGCCTATCTCGTCTTCGTCGGCTGGGTCGTCTCCGAGTCCCTGGGGATCGTCACGGGTATGCTGCCGGCGTAGGGTACTGGCCAGAACACCCGGTCCCGCCATGCTTTTGCCTGCCCCCACCTAGTCCGAGACAGATGTCTGACGCCGTCCCGACGGGTGACCTGGAGTTCACCCACCAGCCGACAACCGACCAGTCCTTCGAGAACGCACTGGCGAAGGCGCGGGACGGCGAGCGCTTGACCGTCGCCGACGGCGTCGAACTCATCACGACCGGGACCGATCGGGACGGCATCGACCGCCGTCGCAAGGAGCAGGTACTGGAGGCCGCCGACCGCCGGCGGGCCGAGGTCGTCGGCGACGAGGTGACCTTCGTCGCCAACCTCAACAACAACGTCACGACCGCCTGCAACACCGGCTGTCTGTTCTGTAACTTCAAAGACCGCTCCGAGCAGTTCCGGAGCAGCTACCAGGAGGATCACGGCGGGTTCACGAAGACACCGGCCGAATCCCGCGAGATCGTCGCGGATGCCGTCGAGCGCGGGATCTACGAGGTCTGTTCGGTCTCTGGCCTTCACCCGGCGCTGGCACTGGACGAGGAGCACCGCGAACTGCTGGAAGCGAGCGACCGCGAGGAGCTGAACTACCGCCCGCCGGCCGACTACGACGTCGATCCGGGGACCTACTGCGAGCAGATCCGGGCGATGGACGTCGGCGGCGTCCACGTCCACTCGATGACCCCGGAGGAGGCCTACCACGCCCGCCGGGGGACCGACTGGGCCTACGAGGAGGTGTTCCGCCGCCTCTCGCGTGCCGGGCTGGACAGCGTCCCCGGGACCGCCGCAGAGATCCTCGTCGACGAAGTCCGGGAGGTCATCTGTCCGGCCAAGATCGACTCCGCCGAGTGGCTGGAAGCGATGGAGGCGGCCGCGGCCGTCGGCCTGGACACGACGGCGACGATCATGTACGGTCACGTCGAGAACGCGAAACACCGGGTACTCCACCTCCAGCGGGTCCGCGAGTTACAGGATCGCACCGGCGCGATCACGGAGTTCGTCCCGCTCTCGTTTGTCCACGAGGAGACGCCCCTCTACGAGCGGGGGCTGGTCGACGGCGGTGCCAGCCGCGACGAGGACGAACTGATGATCGCCGTCTCGCGGCTGTTTCTGGACAACGTCGACCACATCCAATCGTCGTGGGTCAAGTACGGCGACAGCCAGGGGCTGAAGATGCTGACCTGCGGGGCCGACGACTTCATGGGGACGATCCTCTCGGAAGAGATCACGAAACGCGCCGGCGGGGACTACGGGGAGTTCCGCTCGATCAGGGAGTACGCCGACATGATCTCGGCGATCGGTCGCACGCCGGTCGAACGCTCGACGGACTACGAACACCGCCGGGTCGTCGACCCCGACGCCGACGCCGTCGGCCCGGAACTCGGGCCGAAGGCCGACGGGACGCCGCTGTTGGAGTGAGCGAGTCGGGACGAACCTTGAGGCCCGCTCACACCCGGCCGGCCGGGTTCTCGCCCCGGTGTAACACCGAGCGGAACCGCCGGCCGTGGGCGTCGTCGCGGTCCAGTGCTGCCCGGATTCGTTCCGAGAGCCACTCGTCGGTCGCGTACCGGTCGTACACCGGCAGCCGCTCGACCAGCGGGACGCCGGCGTGGTCGGCGACGGCGTCGAGTTCAGTCAGAGCCGGCCACTCGTAGCCGGGGTTGATGTGGTCGACCGTCACCGGTGACACCCCGCCCAGGTCGTCGATCCCGCAGTCGACCAGTTCCCGCGCCGGTGCGAGGTTCGGGGGCACCTGCACCGAGACCGACTCGGGCAGCGCCGCCCGGGCCATCGCGGTCACGCGGCGCATCGTCGACAGATCGGGGGAGCCGTCCTGCCAGCGCTCGTTCTCGGCGACCGGCTGGACGATCACTTCCTGGACGTGGCCGTACCGCCGGTCCAGTTCACGGATAGCCAGCAGGCTCTCGGCCCGGTCGCGCCACTCCTCGCCGATGCCGACGAGGATACCGGTCGTGAAGGGCACGCCCAGTTCCCCGGCGGTCCGGATCGTCGCCAGGCGCTGGCCGGGGCTCTTCGCTCGCGGCCCGCCGTGGGCCTGGACGTCGGCGGTGGTCTCCAGCATCACGCCCATCGAGGCGTTCAAGTCCGCGACGGTGGCCATCTGCTCGCGGGTCTGATCTCCCGGGTTGGCGTGCGGGAGCAGCCCCGCCTCCAGGGCGATCTCGCAGGCCTCCCGGAGGTAGTCGTGGATCGTCTCGTGGCCCCACTCGGCGAGTTGCTCGTGAACAGCCGTATACCGGTCGTCGGGGTCGTCGCCGAACGTAAACAGCGCCTCCGTACAGCCGGCGTCGGCGCCCCGCCGGCAGGTCTCGCGGATCTCCTCGGGACTCATCAGTTCGGCCTGCCCCGGCGGGTCGTAGTAGGTACAGTACGTACAGGTGTACCGGCAGGCCGTCGTCAGCGGCACGAAGACGTTCCGGCAGTAGGAGAACTCCGCGGCGGCGTCGACGTCGTCGGGGGTTACCGACAGCAGGCGCTCGACCTCGGCGGGATCGAACGCGATGTCGACGTCGTAGGCGTCGGCGCCGGGAATCACGTCCGGGGCTGGGCGCTGCGGGGGCAAAAGGGTTCAGTTCCGGGTGACGCCGACGCGACCGTCCTCGGCAACGACCTCGAAGCCCGCGTCGGCGAGCCAGTCGGCCGCCCGTCCGTCGCCGTGGAGCAGGACCTCCGCGAGGTCGCCGGGTTCGTCGATGTCGGTCGCCAGCCGTCGGGAGTCTATCTCGGCCAGGTCGGCGCCGATCTCGCGGGCGATCCGGCGGTGGTCGCGGATCGAGGCGCCGTGGTAGTCGACTCGGAACTCGGGGTGGCGGACGACGACGGCGTTGGTCCCGCCACCGCGTCCCGGCGCCAGCACCACGTCGGTGTCGGGCGCGAACAGTCGCTGGACGGCCTCGGTGGTGAGCAACGGGAGGTCCGCCATCACGACGGCCAGATCGCCGCCAGTGTCGTCGAGCAGACCGTTGACGAGCGGATCGAGCCCGCGGTCGTCGACGGTCACCGGGACCGGACAGTCGATCGGTCCCGTCGCGACCACGTCGGGTGTGTAGCCGGCCGCAGCGAGCGTCTCGACCACGTCACCGAGCATCGCTTCGGCGAACAACAGTCGCTCGTCGGTGTCGAGAACAGCCGCGAGACGCGTCTTCGGGTCCGACCCCGAGACGGGGACGACGACGCGCATCTACAGTTTGCTGTAGTCGTCGCCCTGTTGGGTCCACCAGTAGAGGCCGCCCCCGAGCAGGAGGAGGACGACGATCGCACCGCCGGCCAGCAGGAGCATCTGGGTCGTCTGTTGGCTCTGCTGGGCCTGTTCGGCTTGGGACTGTGCCTCCTCGGCCAGCGAGATCGCGTTCTCGAAGTTCTCGCCCTCGTAGGCCGAGATCGCGCGGTCGATGTCGTCCCGGGCGTCGCTGTTGTCGCCCGGCGCGCTCTCGACGGCCCCCTGGGCGCTGGCGATGGCCTCACGGGCCGCCCTGCTGTCCTCGGTGTAGTGGTGGGCCGTGTCGTTCTGGAACTCCTGGGTGTTGTCGCCGGTCGTCTGGCTGAGCGACGCGACCAGGTACTGCTCTTCGGGTTGGTAGGTGTACTCCTCGATCTCCGGGACCGTCCCGACCAGTTCGACGCGGACCTGATCGCCGTTGTTGTCGATGGCGAGGTCCCGCGTGAATTTCTGCCCGCCGGCGGTCGTCTCGCCGTCCTCGACGGGGTTACCGGCACGCAGGACCGTCACCGTCCAACTGACGTTCCGGAGTCCGGTCTCACCCGCGAGCGTCCACTCGTCGGGCGCGTCGGTGAACGGATCGTCGATCGTGTACGTGACCGAGATCTCCTGGCCGACTGCGGTCTCGTCGGGGACGCCCTCCGCCGAGACGGTGAAGGCACTCACCGGCCCCGCGATGGCGAGCAGACAGACGATTCCAAGCACCGCGGCGATACCCCTAGAACAACGGGTCGAGTTCATCCTCATCGTCTTCCACCAAGTCAGTCAAGTTGTCTTCGCTTTGCTGCCGAATCTCGTCGATATTGTCCTGTGCCTCGATCGCGACCTGCTGGAGTTCCTTGATCCGGGGGACGTTGTGGACGCCCGACAGCAGGATCGACGCCGCGACTTTGGGCGTCTCGGTCGGGTAGTCACCGCCCCGGACCTCCATGGAGCCGGTCTGCTCCTCGAGCCACTTGCGCCCGCGCTCGATCCCCTTCCGGTTGAGATGTTCGGGCGGGCCGGCGATCACCAACAGCGCCCGCTCGGCCCCGTCGATCTCACAGGGAAGCGTCAGCCGGCCCAAGGCGGCCTTCCGGACCA
Above is a window of Haloarcula halophila DNA encoding:
- a CDS encoding NAD+ synthase — its product is MHERTDHPSDLLSDAIDDISATESALVSFIQDRVQSAGADGVVVAMSGGLDSTVAATLAVEALGPERVLGLGLPCHKTDATAALEASTVADALGMPFERVQLRPLLLQFDQTVAPALDPADSKRSTPTAGRARENAIARLRMLCAYYAATRTNRLVLGTVNRSELLLGYVTKHGDGAADLFPLGDLYKTEVRALAEHLGVPDHIVGKEPTAGFRPGQTDADDLGASYDVIDSLLYRIIEQGVSVEAAADAVGVDSSTARQFVEMCSQTAHKRARPPVPGVEGRVRRPTVPDSGE
- a CDS encoding sodium:calcium antiporter; amino-acid sequence: MAANLLVEGGIIVAATIAIWKGSDWLESSSEQLSTYYGLPQVVQGAIVVAVGSSFPELATVVVAALGGSMPLGVGAIVGSAIFNILVIPAVAGIATEDDIESNRTLVYKEAQFYMLAVSVLLITFAMAVIYYPGEATLMGDVTRPLALMPLGLYGLYIFIQYQDTADHQADDDGGDIAVGRQWLFLLAGLGVILVAVESLVHSVGVIGRAAGVQEFLLGVTILAGATSLPDTLVSVRAAKDDRGVASLANVLGSNTFDLLVAIPLGVLIAGTWTVDFAMAVPMFGALTGATILLFTALRTDLALSDLESYALLGAYLVFVGWVVSESLGIVTGMLPA
- the cofH gene encoding 7,8-didemethyl-8-hydroxy-5-deazariboflavin synthase subunit CofH — its product is MSDAVPTGDLEFTHQPTTDQSFENALAKARDGERLTVADGVELITTGTDRDGIDRRRKEQVLEAADRRRAEVVGDEVTFVANLNNNVTTACNTGCLFCNFKDRSEQFRSSYQEDHGGFTKTPAESREIVADAVERGIYEVCSVSGLHPALALDEEHRELLEASDREELNYRPPADYDVDPGTYCEQIRAMDVGGVHVHSMTPEEAYHARRGTDWAYEEVFRRLSRAGLDSVPGTAAEILVDEVREVICPAKIDSAEWLEAMEAAAAVGLDTTATIMYGHVENAKHRVLHLQRVRELQDRTGAITEFVPLSFVHEETPLYERGLVDGGASRDEDELMIAVSRLFLDNVDHIQSSWVKYGDSQGLKMLTCGADDFMGTILSEEITKRAGGDYGEFRSIREYADMISAIGRTPVERSTDYEHRRVVDPDADAVGPELGPKADGTPLLE
- the cofG gene encoding 7,8-didemethyl-8-hydroxy-5-deazariboflavin synthase subunit CofG, which encodes MIPGADAYDVDIAFDPAEVERLLSVTPDDVDAAAEFSYCRNVFVPLTTACRYTCTYCTYYDPPGQAELMSPEEIRETCRRGADAGCTEALFTFGDDPDDRYTAVHEQLAEWGHETIHDYLREACEIALEAGLLPHANPGDQTREQMATVADLNASMGVMLETTADVQAHGGPRAKSPGQRLATIRTAGELGVPFTTGILVGIGEEWRDRAESLLAIRELDRRYGHVQEVIVQPVAENERWQDGSPDLSTMRRVTAMARAALPESVSVQVPPNLAPARELVDCGIDDLGGVSPVTVDHINPGYEWPALTELDAVADHAGVPLVERLPVYDRYATDEWLSERIRAALDRDDAHGRRFRSVLHRGENPAGRV
- the cofC gene encoding 2-phospho-L-lactate guanylyltransferase; the protein is MRVVVPVSGSDPKTRLAAVLDTDERLLFAEAMLGDVVETLAAAGYTPDVVATGPIDCPVPVTVDDRGLDPLVNGLLDDTGGDLAVVMADLPLLTTEAVQRLFAPDTDVVLAPGRGGGTNAVVVRHPEFRVDYHGASIRDHRRIAREIGADLAEIDSRRLATDIDEPGDLAEVLLHGDGRAADWLADAGFEVVAEDGRVGVTRN